AAGTTTAAATATACACTCTAATTCGTCAATGAAATGGGGATTTTTAGATCTAGATCTCACATGTATTTTAGTGAAATAGAAGCCTGCAAATGATAGGAATAACCAATACTGCCCAACAAAAGGCATTTTGAAGGAACATGGATATGATATAAACATAAAGGCCAAACaaattattcccacccaaggtttagtgaaattcCGAAGCCATACTcgttaatttttagaaattcaaatactcatctataaactgttaaaattaagaaaaatttgttaattttaaaagtaaaattgtcattcaattagtgatattaaaaaaattcaaattttatctcatttatccCTCtctccaaattttgaaaactaacaattttcctagagattaaactttgaaagttACATCTTCACCCTTATTAGGTTTTGTCGATGATGAAGACGTCAAGAAAGATGATGTCGACAACACATAGAGGAGATAACCAAGAAGAAGAGACAGGTTAAAGAGGGAGAGACATTGTTAGAAGATCACTAAAGAATTAGAAACATAacatagataaaaatataactttttaaaatttaatcataaaataaattattaattttaggatttaataaaaaataaaataattttttttaatctcgatacttaaataataatttcactctaaaactcaaaaattttattaattttaataatttataaatatattttttaatttttaaaatttacaggAGTTGACTGTAAGATTTTACTAATCCTCAGTGGAAAAAAGTCCATTTAGAAATTAATTGACGAGAAACCTTTCCTTCTGCCGTATAAGTTCGAGGTTGTACAATGGATTGGACATCATCATTTTACCACATAAGGTTCCCACCACCAGGTTAAAGGGCCTACTTGGTGTCATATAAGTTCTAGGGAACCACTTTTTGAATCTTTGTCCGTATCTCTTGTTTAAATGTCATTACTATGAGAAGCCAACTGGGCTGAGCAACCGCATGTGGCCCACGCATCATTCGGCAACCCTTATAAAGAATGTAAACCTATGGCTATGAATATTGACACCCCGATAGGTGCGAGTACGGCAGGACATTGTCACAGTACAATTCAAAACGTATGCAGAAGTACAGACAGTTTGAGTGTGTTTAACCCACTTTCCATCCGTTAAGCAATGAAGCTAAACCCAAATGTTATAACAGTCCAAGTTCTAAAATGTGTCAACGGCCTTTCAATTAGAAGAACCTAAGATAATTAGGCGTAGGGAAATATCCATAAGGCCGTTTGGTTATgggttttaaatattactttgataatctattttttattcacttGTTTGggttgtcagtaataaaaaattacagtaatcttctattacctatactgacgtgataggtaatataggtggtaatctgattaccaccttcatcttaggtatttaaaaattaccaaagtaatcttgattttattataattatattagtatttattaattttttgaaataaaaataaatttatttttaattaatatgacaaataatataaaaaatatttcaaaataattatattcatgggcatttaaataaaataatttactagtaaaatatttaaaaaattttctcctGATCCCTTAttagcagaaaaaaaaattccctttCCATTCTTATACCcgtgaaattttttcttttaaacctactataaatatattaaataataaaattaaaattaattttctattttaaatatcacaaataacataatatacacaataaaaatataaataaatttataaaatataaatattttaaaactattaaaatatattaatattttaagtaaaaatattaatatgaaaagACAAGAATAAGACATATGTATCTCTATCATCTATTACgagaatatttattttctctttttttatttttatcagagATTTTTCTTCTCATGCTAATCAGAAAGaatcaaaaatcttaaatttaaatttaaattaccataactaataatataaggTAGATTTTCCACCTATGAAGAATATGTTTCCCGCCCATGAAGTAAAACAAATATGGGCGGTGCTTTAAGTCCGacttaaattaactaaaataatattattttttatcaaaatacatcaaaataacattattttattttaattacagtATTAAACTAAGCTTTGTTAGAATTCACTTGATATCAAagcctaatttaaaattatcttcaCTCAACTcaagataaattcaaataaatttaaaaaaatcttatcaaacataaatttaaattttttaaattaaatcaaacacaaatcaaatcacCTTGTTAAcctagttttattctttttcattacccACTATCCAATTTTCCACCAAAGAAAGTCATGAATGTGCTTTGTTTTAGGTGGAAaacagttggtatcagagtcagAGTCACAGTAGTGGGTATTCATGTTGGGATTGGGGAGCTTCTTTTAATGCTTCAATTATTACAGTACATGGAATTAATGATTATGGAACCAGAAAGCCCAACCTCTAATTAATGGTCACATGGAGCGTGACAGCCTAAGTGCCACAAGCAATCCCCAATGAGACATCCCAGTTAtaccaataatatattattacaaatcttttaattatattttaacatataattatatatttaattatattttaaaatatatatatttgtaatgttattatatttatgatattttaaataataaaaaaattaagtttctacatataaaaataagattcaaatcttttaataatattttttattaaattttttactttcaacTCAAAAGAGGCAAttgaacaaatatataaataaaaagagaaaaatataaaaaaaaaattatacataatatttaataaaaatagaaacccAGCATGGCAATACGAGTTGTGAACCTGGTGAGACTCGactcaactcaactcattttAATTTCCATGACTCAACCAATTTGGATAACGCAGCACGGGACGACCCACCCTCACTCAATGCTTCTTTTGCATCGTTTTTCATCGCTATTATTTGTTTCCTAATCCAGTTACCTTCCGCTGACTCCATCAACTCTCTAACTCGCTTCTCCACTTCACTTGAACTCACAAACCCGTTTTCAGTCGACTCCATCATCGGTAGAGCGATTTTGATTTCTTCCACCAGCAAAATCCTGTTGAATCTTTGCTCAGCATAGAGAGGCCAGGCCAGCATTGGAACACCAGCATGTACTGCTTCAAGCACCGAGTTCCACCCGCAGTGAGTCACGAACCCACTGACCGCGTCGTGATTCAAAATCGCCACCTGTGGAGCCCAGGACTTGAGAACGAATCCTCTTTCTTTGGTTCGATCCAAGAACCCGGCTGGAAGTATTGTATCTAAATCCGGATCCGATTCTTCTGGAATGGCCATGTTTTTATCGTTACAAGGTGGATTCTTCACAACCCATAAGAACCTTTGGCCACTTCTCTCCAACCCCAAAGCAATTTCCGTCAATTGCGCCACAGAGAACAATCCCAAGCTACCAAAGCACAGAAAGATAACACTTTTGCTCGGCTGTGTGTCTAGCCAAGATAAACACTCTGGCTTCTGATCAACAGCACCGCCACTGCTCCGATCATCTGATACGATTAACGGCCCGATGCAGTAGAGGGGTGGAGTGGGACCGTCGGTCACAGAAAGCCCATCTCTCATTGCTTTGGCAGCTCTTGGCTCGAGAGAATCAAAAGTGTTGAGTATAATTCCAGCTGATTTTGGAAAGTGAATTGACCCATCTAAGAGGAACTGATAGGCTTTATCACCACGTTCAAGCAATGGTTTTGCCATGTCTTTGGCTGGCATCGGGGGAACGCCGGGGATATGAATAAGGGTATCCATATCTTTAAAGCTTTTGTTGGTGTTTCTGTGAATCGTAGGAAGATAAAGGATAGAAGAGAGAAAACCAGCGCCAcaagtgaagaaaaaataactaGGAATATTGAGTTGGGCAGTGACAGACAGTGAAGCGTAGCAGAAAAAGTCAGCGATAAAAGCGTAGATGGTGTAATCATTCGAAATAGAAAGAAGGGTTTGCTGAAGATTAGGGTTATTGAGTCGAAGAACTTCAAAGGTGAGGCTTTCATGG
The genomic region above belongs to Mangifera indica cultivar Alphonso chromosome 15, CATAS_Mindica_2.1, whole genome shotgun sequence and contains:
- the LOC123197981 gene encoding UDP-glycosyltransferase 88A1-like; the protein is MDAIALYPSPAIGHLISMVELAKLILNQKPSLYIHIIIFEPPYNAGSTAPYINKVSATIPSIIFHHLPSVTLPPSVTSTCRHHESLTFEVLRLNNPNLQQTLLSISNDYTIYAFIADFFCYASLSVTAQLNIPSYFFFTCGAGFLSSILYLPTIHRNTNKSFKDMDTLIHIPGVPPMPAKDMAKPLLERGDKAYQFLLDGSIHFPKSAGIILNTFDSLEPRAAKAMRDGLSVTDGPTPPLYCIGPLIVSDDRSSGGAVDQKPECLSWLDTQPSKSVIFLCFGSLGLFSVAQLTEIALGLERSGQRFLWVVKNPPCNDKNMAIPEESDPDLDTILPAGFLDRTKERGFVLKSWAPQVAILNHDAVSGFVTHCGWNSVLEAVHAGVPMLAWPLYAEQRFNRILLVEEIKIALPMMESTENGFVSSSEVEKRVRELMESAEGNWIRKQIIAMKNDAKEALSEGGSSRAALSKLVESWKLK